In one window of Opitutus sp. GAS368 DNA:
- a CDS encoding GxGYxYP domain-containing protein: protein MRRLILLFALICSTGAFAADSARSAAFMRWDGDWQVAGGLPEKTLLLSLQGLANRAAPQFYVIHPKDFQWEITEPLFEFYQRKHDVRFAELKTAEEALARFNGSAKGYVVWDPAVPASLNVAFTIAGLEDALVVTPAQVPLVEKHGLRKIDDLTGRYTGRTDAQIYADAVDRYWARCTHDAIMLQGGHRGAVRQPAMADWGIRQKMFFHDLSANPQHPEELALEKRLLSELKPGSIVFGWHAYGKDTEEQHTTLLSGYGLKMEGLHNLPNLSFNCQFGFTPGFKFTNPGHVAPDARLTAGPKVYLAFVQSDSIGIGVWTKPGRGKLPFAWQVTMNWTKFSPAALEYFHESATPNDYFIGGLSGPGYMYPNHIPADRFPLLMQEAREMMAALDEHIMEIMDNSAADGNVGNTDLTKETVDRYYAAFPNVIGFINGYGPARTRDLRDTRPMLSYEYYIDPRRPREEVAADLNELIALNAKRPYFLLVHVRESNDVNSLVDIVKQLSGPTEVVPVDVFLKLAASQKTYTTRYQDPADPKHF, encoded by the coding sequence ATGCGCCGTCTCATTTTACTTTTTGCCCTGATCTGCAGCACCGGCGCCTTCGCCGCCGATTCCGCCCGTTCCGCCGCGTTCATGCGCTGGGACGGCGACTGGCAGGTGGCCGGCGGCCTGCCGGAAAAGACCCTGCTTCTCAGCCTGCAGGGCCTCGCCAACCGCGCCGCCCCGCAGTTCTACGTCATTCACCCGAAGGATTTCCAGTGGGAGATCACCGAACCGCTCTTCGAGTTCTACCAGCGCAAGCACGACGTGCGCTTCGCCGAGCTCAAGACCGCTGAGGAGGCGCTCGCCCGCTTCAACGGCAGCGCCAAGGGCTACGTCGTCTGGGATCCGGCGGTCCCCGCTTCGCTCAACGTCGCCTTCACCATCGCGGGCCTGGAGGACGCTTTGGTGGTCACGCCCGCCCAGGTCCCGCTCGTTGAAAAACACGGCTTGCGGAAGATCGACGACCTCACCGGCCGCTACACCGGCCGCACCGACGCACAGATCTACGCCGACGCGGTCGACCGCTACTGGGCGCGCTGCACGCACGATGCCATCATGCTCCAGGGCGGCCACCGCGGCGCCGTGCGCCAGCCCGCCATGGCCGACTGGGGCATCCGCCAGAAGATGTTCTTCCACGACCTCTCCGCCAATCCGCAGCATCCGGAGGAACTCGCGCTCGAGAAACGCCTGCTCTCCGAGCTGAAGCCCGGCTCGATCGTCTTCGGCTGGCATGCCTACGGCAAGGACACCGAGGAGCAGCACACCACCCTGCTCTCCGGCTACGGGCTCAAGATGGAGGGCCTGCACAACCTCCCCAACCTGAGTTTCAACTGCCAGTTCGGCTTCACCCCGGGCTTCAAGTTTACCAACCCCGGCCACGTCGCCCCCGACGCCAGGCTCACGGCCGGACCGAAGGTCTACCTCGCCTTCGTGCAGTCCGACAGCATCGGCATCGGCGTCTGGACCAAACCCGGCCGCGGCAAACTGCCCTTCGCGTGGCAGGTCACGATGAACTGGACGAAGTTCTCCCCCGCCGCGCTCGAGTATTTCCACGAGAGCGCCACCCCCAACGACTACTTCATCGGCGGGCTCTCCGGTCCGGGCTACATGTATCCGAACCACATCCCGGCCGACCGCTTTCCGCTGCTCATGCAGGAGGCCCGCGAGATGATGGCCGCCCTTGACGAGCACATCATGGAGATCATGGACAACTCCGCCGCCGACGGGAACGTGGGCAACACGGACCTCACCAAGGAGACCGTCGACCGCTATTACGCGGCCTTCCCGAACGTCATCGGCTTCATCAACGGCTACGGCCCGGCTCGCACGCGCGACCTGCGCGACACCCGGCCGATGCTCTCCTACGAATACTACATCGACCCGCGCCGCCCGCGCGAGGAGGTCGCCGCCGACCTGAACGAGCTCATCGCCCTCAACGCCAAGCGGCCCTACTTCCTCCTCGTGCACGTCCGCGAGTCCAATGACGTGAACAGCCTCGTCGACATCGTAAAGCAGCTCAGCGGCCCGACCGAGGTCGTGCCGGTCGACGTCTTCCTGAAGCTCGCTGCCAGCCAAAAAACCTACACGACCCGCTATCAGGATCCGGCCGACCCGAAGCACTTCTGA
- a CDS encoding DUF481 domain-containing protein, which produces MHSASRFPLAIAGLLIGLGLLQPGAGVAATWSLANGDRVSGQQIRETADTIVIWHDALGEISIPRTALAVPPPIMTDSDLQAAARIAPANPTQRPTRAAWRRQIEFGYSQQSGVSLVRNLSSRVEITGKDGPDSYRITAKLLQSELAGTRQTDRLDADLLWRHDLTQRIFIQSLSTGFRDGIRNIKLSAEEQAGVGLRLAENSKQAAHVGFAVSGRFQEHGDAPNSQGILGMMFEDYSRSWGNGLHFSQELSAALSSETVTTFPIDPGVSSHGPLGSGNYRLRFNSALVSRAVNRSTLSLRYEYLYDQSVLNPAYRTDQRITTAIGYGW; this is translated from the coding sequence ATGCACTCTGCCAGTCGCTTCCCCCTTGCCATCGCCGGACTGCTGATCGGGCTTGGGCTCCTGCAGCCGGGCGCCGGCGTGGCGGCGACCTGGAGTCTCGCCAACGGGGACCGGGTCAGCGGGCAGCAGATCCGGGAAACGGCGGACACCATCGTGATATGGCATGATGCCCTTGGTGAAATCTCCATTCCGCGCACCGCCCTGGCCGTGCCGCCGCCCATCATGACGGATTCCGATCTGCAGGCCGCAGCGCGGATCGCTCCGGCCAATCCGACCCAAAGGCCAACGCGCGCCGCCTGGAGAAGACAGATCGAGTTTGGCTATTCCCAGCAGTCGGGCGTGAGCTTGGTGCGAAACCTCAGCTCGCGCGTGGAGATCACGGGCAAGGACGGGCCGGACTCCTATCGCATCACGGCCAAGCTGCTCCAATCCGAGCTGGCCGGAACCAGACAGACGGACCGGTTGGACGCGGACCTGCTTTGGCGCCACGACCTGACTCAGCGCATATTCATCCAGTCGTTAAGCACCGGATTCAGGGATGGCATCCGGAACATCAAACTCAGCGCCGAGGAACAGGCCGGAGTGGGCTTGCGCCTGGCCGAAAACTCCAAGCAGGCCGCCCACGTAGGCTTTGCCGTTTCCGGACGCTTCCAGGAGCACGGCGACGCTCCCAACAGCCAGGGGATTCTGGGCATGATGTTCGAGGACTATTCCCGCTCGTGGGGCAACGGCCTGCATTTCAGCCAGGAGCTGAGCGCAGCCCTCTCAAGCGAGACCGTCACCACCTTCCCCATCGACCCGGGAGTATCATCCCATGGTCCCCTCGGGAGCGGCAATTATCGGCTGAGGTTTAACTCCGCCCTGGTGAGTCGCGCGGTGAACCGCTCGACGCTCAGTTTACGATACGAATATCTGTATGACCAATCCGTGCTGAACCCGGCCTACCGGACTGACCAGCGGATCACCACCGCCATCGGCTACGGCTGGTAG
- a CDS encoding alcohol dehydrogenase catalytic domain-containing protein produces the protein MYYPAFDRLEIAEIASLPLLPDEVRLRVAACGLCGSELETFKNRSPRRTPPLVMGHEFCGVIVESGAAVCDWRPGARVVSNSLVPCSRCVRCRRGDTHLCADRQIFGMHRPGAFAEFVNVPARCLIPWPAGLPAEAAALAEPLANGIHVVNLTRHLPAATALVIGAGPIGLFCLQALQVLRGTRVFVADLSPERLAVARRLGAARVINPREEDVADILRAATAGEGADLSVDAVGSAITKRTSLEALRPGGASVWIGLHENTLPVDTYGITLPEKQVLGTYAAKIDELRQALNLMASGQVETLSWVQRFELKDAVPAFHRMLAAQGADLKAVICP, from the coding sequence TTGTATTACCCCGCCTTCGATCGCCTTGAAATCGCCGAGATCGCCTCCCTGCCTTTGCTGCCCGACGAAGTCCGGTTACGCGTGGCCGCTTGCGGACTATGCGGCAGCGAATTGGAAACCTTCAAGAACCGCAGCCCGCGGCGCACCCCGCCGCTCGTGATGGGCCACGAATTCTGCGGCGTGATCGTCGAGTCCGGCGCCGCGGTCTGTGACTGGCGGCCGGGCGCGCGCGTCGTGAGCAATTCCCTTGTGCCCTGCAGCCGCTGCGTGCGCTGCCGGCGAGGCGACACCCATCTCTGCGCCGACCGCCAGATCTTCGGCATGCACCGGCCCGGCGCCTTCGCCGAGTTCGTCAACGTCCCGGCGCGCTGCCTCATCCCCTGGCCCGCCGGCCTGCCCGCCGAGGCCGCCGCGCTGGCCGAGCCGCTCGCCAACGGCATCCACGTCGTCAACCTCACGCGCCACCTGCCCGCCGCCACCGCCCTGGTCATCGGCGCCGGCCCGATCGGTCTCTTCTGCCTGCAGGCCCTGCAAGTGCTGCGGGGCACGCGCGTCTTCGTCGCCGACCTCAGCCCGGAACGTCTCGCGGTCGCGCGAAGGCTCGGCGCCGCCCGCGTCATCAATCCGCGCGAGGAGGATGTCGCCGATATCCTGCGCGCCGCCACCGCCGGCGAGGGTGCGGACCTGAGCGTCGATGCGGTCGGCAGCGCGATCACGAAACGGACCTCCCTCGAGGCGCTCCGCCCCGGCGGCGCCTCCGTCTGGATCGGCCTCCACGAGAACACCCTGCCTGTCGACACCTACGGCATCACGCTGCCGGAAAAACAGGTGCTCGGCACCTACGCCGCGAAGATCGACGAGCTCCGCCAGGCTCTCAACCTCATGGCCTCCGGCCAGGTCGAAACGCTCTCCTGGGTGCAGCGTTTCGAGTTGAAGGACGCCGTGCCCGCCTTCCACCGCATGCTCGCCGCCCAAGGCGCCGACCTGAAGGCCGTCATTTGCCCCTAG
- a CDS encoding SDR family oxidoreductase, with protein MPIPPTRTPILQRFHDKVALVTGGTNGIGHAIALELLREGAQVVATGLPADLAEGRAAFAAAGFTPLLLAGDMADEAFCRQLVAAALERHGRIDCLVNNAFSFVAKGLEATREDFLRSFTVGPFAFAQLTQLVAGPMQRQGGGAIVNVSSISAWIAQPNRWTYNTAKGAVAQLTRCAALDLAPHRIRVNSVSPGWIWTREVDKAAGGDRTTYDPVWGQFHMLGRLGHPVEIAGPVLFLLSDDASFITGTDLPVDGGYNGLGPEGLGQNTRIAGSR; from the coding sequence ATGCCTATCCCGCCCACCCGCACCCCGATCCTGCAGCGTTTCCACGACAAGGTCGCCCTCGTCACCGGCGGCACCAACGGCATCGGCCACGCCATCGCCCTCGAGCTGCTGCGCGAGGGAGCTCAGGTCGTGGCGACGGGCCTGCCTGCCGACCTCGCGGAAGGCCGCGCGGCGTTCGCGGCCGCCGGCTTCACCCCCCTGCTTCTCGCCGGGGACATGGCCGACGAGGCCTTCTGCCGCCAACTCGTGGCCGCCGCCCTCGAGAGGCACGGCCGGATCGATTGCCTCGTGAACAATGCGTTTTCCTTCGTCGCCAAGGGGCTCGAGGCCACGCGCGAGGATTTTCTCCGCAGCTTCACCGTCGGCCCCTTCGCCTTCGCGCAGCTGACCCAGCTCGTCGCCGGCCCCATGCAACGCCAGGGTGGCGGCGCGATCGTGAATGTCTCCAGTATCTCCGCCTGGATCGCCCAGCCCAACCGCTGGACCTACAACACCGCCAAAGGCGCCGTCGCCCAGCTCACCCGTTGCGCCGCCCTCGACCTCGCTCCGCACCGGATCCGCGTGAACAGTGTCAGTCCCGGCTGGATCTGGACCCGCGAGGTGGACAAAGCCGCCGGCGGCGATCGCACCACCTATGACCCGGTCTGGGGCCAGTTCCACATGCTGGGCCGCCTGGGCCACCCCGTGGAGATAGCCGGGCCCGTGCTTTTCCTGCTGAGCGACGACGCCTCCTTCATCACCGGCACCGACCTGCCGGTCGACGGCGGTTACAACGGCCTTGGTCCCGAGGGCCTCGGCCAGAATACCCGGATCGCCGGCAGCCGCTGA
- a CDS encoding C-terminal binding protein, whose product MNQFHTVITDHGFPHLRAEESVLAAAGSALTAAQCKTPEEVVVAAREADALLVQWAPINATVIAALTRCKVIVRYGIGYDNVDLAAAKARGIPVCNVPDYGVNEVAEHAVSLALALARQLPQTDARLRTGTWKITPDRPMPALGASVFATAGFGRIARHAHAIMRGFGGRRIAYDPFVPAETMARDGVEKIGLEALFTEADLLSLHLPLTAETRHFVSAARFAIMKRTAVVVNTARGPLIDTAALAAALTAGTIAGAGLDVFETEPLPADHPLRAAPNALLTSHVAWYSESSIPRLQRLAAKEAARGLRGERLKNQVNR is encoded by the coding sequence ATGAACCAGTTCCACACTGTCATCACCGACCACGGATTCCCCCATCTCCGCGCCGAGGAAAGCGTCCTCGCCGCGGCCGGCAGCGCCCTCACCGCCGCCCAGTGCAAGACGCCCGAGGAAGTCGTCGTCGCGGCCCGCGAGGCCGACGCGCTGCTCGTGCAGTGGGCGCCGATCAACGCCACCGTCATCGCCGCGCTCACCCGCTGCAAGGTCATCGTGCGCTATGGCATCGGCTACGACAACGTGGACCTCGCCGCCGCCAAGGCCCGCGGCATCCCGGTCTGCAATGTGCCGGACTATGGGGTCAACGAGGTCGCCGAGCACGCCGTGTCGCTGGCGCTGGCGCTGGCCCGCCAGCTGCCGCAGACCGACGCCCGTCTGCGGACCGGGACTTGGAAGATCACGCCCGACCGACCCATGCCCGCGCTCGGCGCATCCGTGTTCGCCACCGCGGGCTTCGGTCGCATCGCCCGGCATGCGCATGCGATCATGCGCGGTTTTGGCGGACGACGCATCGCTTACGATCCCTTCGTGCCGGCCGAGACCATGGCCCGCGACGGCGTGGAAAAAATCGGGCTGGAAGCGCTCTTCACCGAGGCCGACCTGCTCTCGCTTCATCTGCCGCTCACCGCCGAGACGAGGCACTTCGTGTCCGCCGCGCGCTTCGCCATCATGAAGCGCACCGCCGTGGTCGTGAACACCGCGCGCGGCCCGTTGATCGACACCGCCGCGCTCGCCGCCGCGCTCACCGCCGGCACGATCGCCGGCGCCGGCCTGGATGTGTTCGAGACGGAACCTCTCCCCGCCGATCATCCGTTGCGCGCGGCGCCCAACGCCCTGCTGACCTCCCACGTCGCCTGGTATAGCGAGAGCAGCATTCCGCGCCTCCAGCGCCTCGCCGCCAAGGAGGCCGCCCGCGGCCTGCGCGGCGAGCGGCTCAAGAACCAGGTGAACCGGTAA
- a CDS encoding amidohydrolase family protein, with protein sequence MPAFPIVDSHLHLWDLGRLRYPWLANVPRLNRNHLIGDYRRACGPVQVAKMVFLQCECDFAQFQQEADWVAEVAAVEPRIRGIVPWAPLEKGNAVEADLTRLAANPLIKGIRRIIQFEADPEFCLQPGFVRGVQLLPRHGLSFDLCVNHRQLARTIRLVRQCPEVRFVLDHIAKPDIKAGLLDPWRAELRELSRWPNVWCKISGLVTEADFDRWQPADLRPYLDHVIDCFGFDRVMFGGDWPVSTQAADYPRWVEVLDQAVSGTSPDEQHRLYVRNAEQFYRV encoded by the coding sequence ATGCCCGCCTTCCCGATCGTCGACTCCCATCTCCATCTCTGGGATCTCGGCCGGCTCCGCTATCCCTGGCTGGCGAATGTCCCCCGGCTGAATCGCAACCACCTGATCGGGGACTACCGCCGCGCCTGCGGCCCGGTGCAGGTCGCGAAGATGGTGTTCCTGCAGTGCGAGTGCGACTTCGCCCAATTCCAGCAGGAAGCAGACTGGGTCGCCGAGGTCGCCGCCGTTGAGCCGCGCATCCGTGGTATCGTGCCATGGGCTCCGCTCGAGAAAGGAAACGCGGTCGAGGCCGACCTCACGCGCCTTGCGGCCAACCCGCTCATCAAGGGCATCCGGCGCATCATCCAGTTCGAGGCCGACCCGGAATTCTGCCTGCAGCCCGGCTTCGTGCGCGGCGTGCAACTACTGCCTCGCCACGGCCTGAGCTTCGACCTGTGCGTCAACCACCGCCAGCTCGCCCGCACCATCCGGCTCGTGCGCCAATGCCCCGAGGTCCGCTTCGTGCTCGATCACATTGCCAAACCCGACATCAAGGCCGGCCTGCTCGATCCCTGGCGCGCCGAACTGCGCGAACTCTCCCGCTGGCCCAACGTCTGGTGCAAGATTTCCGGCCTCGTGACCGAAGCCGACTTTGATCGGTGGCAGCCGGCCGACCTGCGCCCTTACCTGGACCACGTGATCGACTGTTTCGGTTTTGACCGCGTGATGTTCGGCGGCGACTGGCCGGTGTCCACCCAGGCCGCCGACTACCCGCGGTGGGTGGAGGTGCTGGACCAGGCCGTGTCCGGAACCTCACCGGATGAACAGCACCGGCTCTACGTGCGCAACGCCGAGCAATTCTACCGCGTGTAA
- a CDS encoding trifunctional transcriptional activator/DNA repair protein Ada/methylated-DNA--[protein]-cysteine S-methyltransferase, translating to MAASIQSLPTPRTMYRALARRDAAYEGVFFTGVKTTGIFCRPTCRAKRPKPENVEFFPSINEALHGGYRPCRLCRPMDSTKPVPPLVERLRRAVEESAEGRVSDKDLAAMGIEPSTARRQFQSYHGMTFHAYQRARRMGLALRDVKAGKAVIDVQLARGYESTSGFREAFTRVFGTPPRGAKTGQCLLAQRMETPLGTMLALADEQSLRLLEFADRRGLERELVLLRRRLKCAIVPGSNAVLAETQRQLTRYFAGESLRFDLPLAPVGSDFQRRVWAELRRIPAGRTRSYKEMAARVRLPNGHRAVARANGSNMLALVIPCHRVIRSDGDLCGYAGGVWRKQRLLEHERKFALGGAR from the coding sequence TTGGCCGCTTCTATCCAGTCCCTGCCCACGCCGCGCACGATGTATCGGGCGCTGGCCCGGCGCGACGCCGCCTACGAAGGCGTGTTTTTCACCGGCGTGAAGACGACCGGCATCTTCTGCCGCCCGACCTGCCGGGCCAAAAGGCCGAAGCCCGAGAACGTCGAGTTCTTCCCCTCGATCAACGAGGCGCTGCATGGCGGTTACCGTCCCTGCCGGCTCTGCCGGCCGATGGACAGCACCAAGCCCGTGCCGCCGCTCGTCGAGCGCCTGCGCCGCGCCGTCGAGGAATCCGCCGAGGGGCGCGTCAGTGACAAGGACCTCGCCGCCATGGGCATCGAGCCTTCGACCGCCCGCCGGCAGTTCCAATCGTATCACGGCATGACCTTTCATGCCTACCAGCGAGCCCGGCGGATGGGCCTAGCTTTGCGCGATGTGAAAGCCGGCAAGGCGGTCATCGATGTGCAGCTGGCGCGCGGCTACGAATCCACCAGCGGCTTCCGCGAGGCGTTCACGCGGGTTTTCGGCACGCCGCCGCGCGGGGCCAAGACCGGCCAGTGTCTGCTCGCTCAACGCATGGAAACCCCGCTGGGCACCATGCTGGCGCTGGCCGATGAGCAGAGCCTGCGCCTGCTGGAGTTCGCTGACCGCCGCGGGCTCGAACGCGAGCTCGTGCTGCTCCGCCGCCGGTTGAAATGCGCCATCGTGCCCGGCAGCAACGCCGTGCTGGCGGAAACACAGCGGCAGCTGACGCGCTACTTTGCCGGTGAGTCGCTGCGGTTTGACCTGCCGCTCGCGCCGGTCGGCTCCGATTTTCAGCGGCGCGTCTGGGCCGAACTGCGGCGCATCCCGGCCGGCCGCACCCGCAGCTACAAGGAAATGGCGGCGCGCGTCCGGCTGCCCAACGGGCACCGGGCGGTCGCCCGCGCCAACGGGTCCAACATGCTCGCCCTCGTGATTCCCTGCCACCGGGTCATCCGGTCGGATGGCGACCTTTGCGGTTACGCGGGCGGCGTCTGGCGCAAGCAGCGGCTGCTGGAACACGAGCGCAAGTTTGCCTTGGGTGGAGCACGCTGA
- the aroC gene encoding chorismate synthase: MSNSFGQNFRITTWGESHGPAVGVVIDGCPARLPLTAEEIQTDLDRRRPGQSDITTPRKEADKVEILAGVFEGLTTGVPISLAVHSSDQRPAAYDEMKEKFRPSHADYTYQAKYGHRDHRGGGRSSARETIGRVAAGAVARKILYLANKLEIRAYVTQIHDIIAPPMGGFPTLAEVEATSVRCPDESTATRMIERIKQARSAGDSVGGIIECRVRNVPVGLGEPVFDRLEADLAKAMLSLPATKGFEIGSGFAGTLLKGSQHNDAFVTKGGRIRTATNHSGGVQGGISNGEEIVFRTAFKPTATILQTQKTVDIRGAETELLARGRHDPCVLPRAVVIVEAMTALVLVDHWMRQAAQNQTFKF; this comes from the coding sequence GTGTCCAACTCCTTCGGCCAGAATTTCCGCATCACCACCTGGGGCGAAAGCCACGGGCCGGCCGTGGGCGTGGTCATCGACGGCTGCCCGGCGCGCCTGCCGCTGACGGCGGAGGAAATCCAGACCGACCTCGACCGGCGCCGCCCCGGGCAGAGCGATATCACGACACCCCGCAAGGAGGCCGACAAGGTCGAGATCCTGGCCGGCGTGTTCGAGGGCCTCACGACCGGCGTGCCCATTTCCCTGGCGGTGCACAGCAGCGACCAGCGTCCCGCCGCCTACGACGAGATGAAGGAGAAATTCCGTCCGTCGCACGCGGACTACACCTACCAGGCCAAATACGGCCATCGCGACCACCGCGGTGGCGGACGGTCTTCGGCCCGCGAGACCATCGGCCGGGTGGCGGCGGGGGCGGTGGCGCGGAAAATACTCTACCTCGCGAACAAGCTCGAGATCCGCGCCTACGTCACGCAGATCCACGATATCATCGCCCCGCCGATGGGCGGTTTCCCGACGCTCGCCGAGGTGGAGGCCACCTCGGTGCGCTGTCCGGACGAAAGCACCGCCACTCGCATGATCGAGCGCATCAAGCAGGCGCGCAGCGCGGGCGACTCCGTCGGCGGCATCATCGAGTGTCGCGTGCGGAATGTCCCCGTGGGACTGGGCGAACCGGTGTTTGACCGGCTCGAGGCCGACCTGGCCAAGGCCATGCTCTCGCTGCCGGCGACCAAGGGCTTCGAGATCGGCAGCGGTTTCGCCGGCACCCTGCTCAAGGGTTCGCAGCACAACGACGCCTTCGTGACGAAGGGCGGCCGGATCCGCACCGCCACCAACCATTCCGGCGGCGTGCAGGGCGGTATCAGCAACGGTGAGGAGATCGTCTTTCGCACCGCCTTCAAGCCCACCGCCACCATCCTCCAGACCCAGAAAACGGTTGATATTCGCGGGGCCGAGACCGAACTGCTGGCCCGCGGCCGCCACGATCCGTGCGTGCTGCCGCGCGCCGTGGTCATTGTCGAGGCCATGACGGCCCTGGTGCTCGTCGATCACTGGATGCGCCAGGCCGCGCAGAACCAAACCTTCAAGTTTTGA
- a CDS encoding NAD(P)H-dependent oxidoreductase, protein MKFFILSGSHRAEAQTLKVAKYVQSVLTREHPGAEAHLYSLSGNPLPLWDETTGGAPDALWDPISAELQAADALVVLTPEWSGMATPGVKNFLLNCTAGEIGHKPGLIVTVSAMRGGSYPVAELRMSGYKNNRLCWIPEHVIIHHAEQNLNTPDGATDLGKEDTLQRQRLRYALRLLEEYGKALKLVRTSGTVDHKTFRSGM, encoded by the coding sequence ATGAAGTTCTTCATCCTCAGCGGCAGCCACCGGGCGGAAGCGCAGACGCTCAAGGTCGCGAAGTATGTGCAGTCGGTGCTGACCCGCGAGCATCCCGGAGCCGAGGCGCATCTCTACAGCCTGAGCGGGAACCCCCTGCCCCTGTGGGATGAGACGACGGGCGGCGCACCCGATGCGCTGTGGGATCCGATCTCGGCCGAATTGCAAGCGGCGGACGCGCTGGTGGTCCTGACCCCTGAGTGGAGCGGCATGGCCACGCCCGGCGTGAAGAACTTTTTGCTCAACTGCACCGCTGGCGAGATCGGCCACAAACCCGGCCTGATCGTGACCGTGTCGGCCATGCGCGGCGGCAGCTACCCGGTGGCCGAGCTGCGCATGAGCGGCTACAAAAACAACCGGCTGTGCTGGATCCCGGAGCATGTCATCATCCACCACGCCGAACAAAACCTGAATACACCGGACGGCGCGACGGACCTCGGCAAGGAGGACACCCTCCAGCGCCAGCGGCTCCGCTATGCGTTGCGCCTACTGGAGGAATACGGCAAGGCCCTGAAGCTGGTGCGCACCAGCGGCACCGTGGACCACAAGACCTTCCGCAGCGGAATGTAG
- the rpsR gene encoding 30S ribosomal protein S18 — translation MSTTETKTQTLKPEEIPFTSPQLMSRFITDTGKILPRKYTGFSAKQQRKVTAKIKRARNMLTMQ, via the coding sequence ATGAGCACGACCGAAACCAAGACCCAGACCCTCAAGCCCGAGGAAATTCCTTTCACCAGCCCCCAGTTGATGAGCCGCTTTATCACGGACACGGGCAAGATCCTGCCGCGCAAATACACCGGCTTCTCGGCCAAGCAGCAGCGCAAGGTCACGGCCAAGATCAAGCGCGCGCGCAACATGCTGACGATGCAATAA
- a CDS encoding L-threonylcarbamoyladenylate synthase, with amino-acid sequence MQAQIHRPTPANLRRLAAALQRGELVAIPTETVYGLAAHALDAKACRAIFHAKRRPANDPLIVHVLDLAHAEELAEFNPAARRLARRFWPGPLTLVLPKKPCVPGLVTSGGPTVAIRAPAHPLARRLLQLAKIPLAAPSANLFGYISPTTAAHVSEGLGSRIPHILDGGACAVGVESTVLDITNPARPRILRPGVVTAAQIQQLLGVKVSGAKSRGSRTRQLAPGMLERHYSPRTPLVLRRPPAKLSAGVAGVLLRQPAIKPAKDVFWLSRRGALTEMARNLYDVLRRADAGRYRQIWMEPLPGDPGGLATAINDRLKRAAARR; translated from the coding sequence ATGCAGGCCCAAATCCATCGCCCGACCCCCGCCAACCTGCGCCGCCTGGCCGCGGCGTTGCAGCGCGGCGAACTCGTGGCGATCCCGACGGAGACGGTCTACGGCCTGGCGGCCCATGCGCTCGACGCCAAGGCCTGCCGGGCGATCTTCCACGCCAAGCGCCGGCCGGCCAACGACCCGTTGATCGTGCATGTGCTCGACCTGGCCCACGCGGAGGAACTGGCGGAGTTCAACCCGGCGGCCCGGCGCCTCGCGCGCCGATTCTGGCCCGGCCCGCTGACGTTGGTGCTGCCGAAGAAGCCCTGCGTGCCTGGCCTTGTGACCTCCGGCGGTCCGACCGTGGCGATCCGCGCCCCCGCGCATCCCCTCGCCCGCCGTCTGCTGCAGCTGGCGAAAATCCCGCTGGCCGCGCCCAGCGCCAATCTTTTCGGCTATATCAGTCCCACCACCGCAGCCCATGTGAGCGAAGGTCTGGGTTCACGCATCCCGCACATCCTCGACGGTGGCGCATGCGCCGTCGGCGTGGAATCGACCGTGCTGGATATCACGAACCCGGCGCGGCCGCGCATCCTGCGGCCTGGAGTCGTGACCGCCGCGCAGATCCAGCAGTTGCTTGGCGTGAAGGTGTCTGGCGCCAAGTCGCGCGGCTCGCGGACGCGCCAGCTCGCCCCGGGCATGCTGGAACGACACTACAGCCCGCGCACACCGCTCGTCCTGCGCCGGCCGCCCGCCAAACTGTCGGCCGGTGTCGCCGGCGTGCTGCTGCGCCAGCCCGCCATCAAGCCGGCCAAAGATGTCTTCTGGCTCAGCCGGCGTGGAGCGCTGACCGAGATGGCGCGCAACCTCTACGATGTGCTGCGCCGGGCCGATGCGGGCCGTTACCGGCAGATCTGGATGGAGCCGCTGCCGGGCGACCCCGGCGGGCTCGCGACGGCCATCAACGACCGGTTGAAGCGCGCCGCGGCACGGCGCTGA